Proteins co-encoded in one Haloarcula pelagica genomic window:
- the rio1 gene encoding serine/threonine-protein kinase Rio1: MTEAEFGLLDTEEAESPGDEWEELDVSDTEADRIARKRDREFSEFRKRIKDADQFKVEASVFDDATYGALYKLVQDGHIDAFGGPISTGKEANVYTALAGDEEVAVKVYRINASDFTDMRGYLDGDPRFEGIGSDKKKVVTAWVRKESSNLKRARKAGVRTPKPIAVERNVLVMEYLGTEEGRARRLSEVHIENPQMAFDVVKEYMRRLYDAGLVHGDLSEYNVVFHEGQLYIIDLGQAVTVYHPNAEEFLERDCRNVANFFARQGVAADPDDLLAYVREHATPRDDDDTERGADDDAVAAERDGGTDETGDTDGTDDSPE; this comes from the coding sequence GTGACAGAGGCGGAGTTCGGACTCCTCGACACCGAGGAGGCCGAGTCACCGGGCGACGAGTGGGAGGAACTCGACGTTTCCGACACCGAGGCCGACCGCATCGCCCGCAAGCGGGACCGCGAGTTCAGCGAGTTCCGCAAGCGCATCAAGGACGCAGACCAGTTCAAAGTCGAGGCAAGCGTCTTCGACGACGCCACCTACGGCGCGCTGTACAAACTCGTTCAGGACGGCCACATCGACGCCTTCGGTGGCCCGATCTCGACCGGCAAGGAGGCGAACGTCTACACCGCACTGGCGGGCGACGAGGAGGTCGCCGTCAAGGTGTACCGCATCAACGCCTCCGACTTCACCGACATGCGGGGTTACCTCGACGGCGACCCGCGCTTCGAGGGGATCGGCTCGGACAAGAAGAAAGTCGTCACCGCCTGGGTCCGCAAGGAGTCCTCGAACCTCAAGCGGGCCCGCAAGGCCGGTGTCCGCACACCCAAACCCATCGCCGTCGAACGGAACGTCCTCGTCATGGAGTACCTGGGCACCGAGGAGGGACGGGCCCGCCGGCTCAGCGAGGTCCACATCGAGAACCCCCAGATGGCCTTCGACGTGGTCAAAGAGTACATGCGCCGGCTCTACGACGCCGGCCTCGTCCACGGCGACCTCTCGGAGTACAACGTCGTCTTCCACGAGGGGCAACTGTACATCATCGACCTCGGACAGGCGGTCACCGTCTACCACCCCAACGCCGAGGAGTTCCTTGAACGGGACTGCCGGAACGTCGCGAACTTCTTCGCCCGCCAGGGGGTCGCGGCCGACCCCGACGACCTGCTCGCCTACGTTCGGGAACACGCGACCCCGCGGGACGACGACGACACCGAACGCGGCGCCGACGACGATGCGGTCGCGGCCGAGCGCGACGGCGGGACCGACGAGACGGGCGACACCGACGGGACCGACGACTCGCCCGAGTGA
- a CDS encoding HTTM domain-containing protein produces the protein MGTWRDRLPERLRTAVRDRVAVDTRALGVFRLSLGVLLLADLLLRARDLRAHYSDSGVFPRAAAIELYDPLSFHLAVGDVPQLAALFALQGVVALAFLVGYRTRLATLLTWVCWLSLHARFPIALNGGDTLLRLSLFWSLFVPLGARFSVDALHREAPPERIASLGTAALLGQVLFMYGTNAAFKHMGTIWATGDGLTYTLRLGHFTTAFGEFLGTLPLVTTVLGYTVFVLWTLSPGLLLLTGWRRAVLAGLFVGMHVGMALSMHLGLFPAVVVAALLLFLPTPVWDRLLPPERVDRFRRPALEEFLRGLYPTLSTPALLARLHGHLRVVAVVVILVSLLFVGAFNAQVLTNRAGVGPQDTTPEPLETYGETLYLTQYWNMFAPDPLRKTGWYRLPGTLENGTTIDVARGGPVTADRPAGLDDLATQYPNQRWRKYLSNLRQPGYAAERELFLQYHCEQWNREHDTDLESIEFDYVTLWVTDNGTVRQGTDFLGSHTCAA, from the coding sequence ATGGGCACTTGGCGCGACCGACTCCCCGAGCGGCTCCGGACCGCAGTCCGCGACCGCGTCGCCGTCGACACGCGGGCGCTGGGTGTCTTTCGGCTCTCGCTGGGCGTGCTTCTCCTCGCTGATCTCCTCCTCCGTGCGCGGGACCTCCGGGCGCACTACAGCGACAGCGGGGTGTTCCCCAGGGCGGCCGCGATCGAGCTGTACGACCCGCTGTCGTTCCACCTGGCGGTCGGCGACGTACCGCAACTGGCCGCGCTGTTCGCGCTCCAGGGGGTCGTTGCGCTCGCCTTCCTCGTTGGCTACCGGACCCGGCTGGCGACGCTGCTGACGTGGGTGTGCTGGCTCTCGTTGCACGCCCGGTTCCCCATCGCGCTCAACGGCGGCGACACGCTCTTGCGGCTCTCGCTGTTCTGGTCGCTGTTCGTCCCGCTTGGCGCGCGGTTCTCCGTCGACGCGCTCCACCGCGAGGCCCCGCCCGAACGGATCGCCTCGCTGGGCACCGCGGCGTTGCTGGGCCAGGTCCTGTTCATGTACGGCACCAACGCCGCGTTCAAGCACATGGGGACGATCTGGGCGACCGGCGACGGCCTGACCTACACCCTCCGGCTCGGCCACTTCACGACCGCGTTCGGGGAGTTCCTCGGGACGCTCCCGCTCGTGACCACGGTCCTGGGGTACACCGTCTTCGTCCTCTGGACGCTCTCGCCCGGTCTCCTCCTGTTGACCGGGTGGAGACGCGCTGTCCTCGCGGGCCTGTTCGTGGGGATGCACGTCGGGATGGCGCTCTCGATGCATCTGGGGCTGTTCCCGGCGGTCGTCGTCGCGGCGTTGCTCCTCTTCCTGCCGACGCCGGTCTGGGACCGCTTGCTCCCGCCCGAGCGGGTCGACCGATTCCGCCGGCCCGCGCTGGAGGAGTTTTTGCGCGGGCTCTACCCGACGCTGTCGACACCCGCCCTGCTCGCCAGACTGCACGGCCACCTCCGGGTCGTCGCCGTCGTCGTCATCCTCGTCTCGCTGTTGTTCGTCGGCGCGTTCAACGCCCAGGTGCTGACCAACCGCGCCGGCGTCGGCCCGCAGGACACCACCCCCGAACCGCTGGAGACCTACGGCGAGACGCTGTATCTCACCCAGTACTGGAACATGTTCGCGCCCGACCCGCTCCGGAAGACGGGGTGGTACCGCCTCCCCGGCACCCTGGAGAACGGAACGACGATCGACGTGGCGCGGGGCGGCCCCGTCACCGCCGACCGCCCGGCCGGACTGGACGACCTCGCGACACAGTACCCGAACCAGCGCTGGCGCAAGTACCTGAGCAACCTCCGACAGCCGGGGTACGCGGCCGAGCGGGAGCTGTTCCTCCAGTATCACTGCGAGCAGTGGAACCGCGAGCACGACACCGACCTCGAATCGATCGAGTTCGACTACGTCACGCTGTGGGTGACCGACAACGGGACCGTCCGGCAGGGGACCGACTTCCTCGGGAGTCACACCTGCGCGGCCTGA
- the eif1A gene encoding translation initiation factor eIF-1A, translated as MSDNDSRKDLRMPDDDEVFAIVTDMLGANRVKVRCMDGVERTARIPGKMQKRIWIREDDVVLVEPWDWQDEKADITWRYEKQDADQLREEGHIQE; from the coding sequence ATGAGCGACAACGACAGCCGGAAAGACCTGCGGATGCCCGACGACGACGAGGTGTTCGCGATCGTCACAGACATGCTGGGCGCGAACCGCGTCAAGGTCCGCTGTATGGACGGCGTCGAACGCACCGCCCGCATCCCGGGGAAGATGCAGAAACGCATCTGGATCCGGGAGGACGACGTGGTACTCGTCGAGCCCTGGGACTGGCAAGACGAGAAGGCCGACATCACCTGGCGCTACGAGAAGCAGGACGCGGACCAGCTCCGCGAGGAGGGACACATCCAGGAGTAG
- a CDS encoding twin-arginine translocation signal domain-containing protein, producing MSDEHDRRDFLKVAASGTAASLAGCVSSDGDEESVDSTETALDETPTETTIQTTEESDTATVMAAVQPEQEKLESMQSDITSRVQNGSINQTQAQLEFQRRRAELFAESARSFQQHLSETPMTLEAAKAESGAFLVSGPSDALVTLLTDNRVEALIPAADFESV from the coding sequence ATGAGCGACGAGCACGACCGCAGAGACTTTTTGAAGGTCGCTGCCTCGGGAACGGCTGCCTCTCTCGCCGGCTGTGTCTCCTCTGACGGCGACGAGGAGTCAGTCGACTCCACGGAGACGGCCCTTGACGAGACGCCGACCGAGACGACGATCCAGACCACCGAGGAGTCCGACACGGCGACGGTGATGGCCGCCGTCCAGCCCGAGCAAGAGAAGTTGGAGTCGATGCAGAGCGACATCACTTCGCGCGTCCAGAACGGCTCGATCAACCAGACCCAGGCCCAACTGGAGTTCCAGCGCCGGCGGGCGGAGCTGTTCGCCGAGAGCGCCCGGTCCTTCCAGCAGCACCTCTCGGAGACGCCGATGACGCTGGAAGCGGCGAAAGCCGAGAGCGGCGCCTTCCTCGTCAGCGGCCCGTCCGACGCGCTCGTCACGCTGCTCACGGACAACCGCGTCGAGGCACTGATCCCGGCGGCGGACTTCGAGAGCGTCTGA